In Sporomusaceae bacterium, the following proteins share a genomic window:
- a CDS encoding response regulator transcription factor gives MTVKILVADDEASIREVVQLYLEREGFIVHTAADGDAALELEAETRPDLLILDIMLPGRTGWEICRALTRRVPVIFLTAKSTEADKITGFSLGADDYVTKPFSPRELVARVKAVLRRSGLIFADGDELSFPGLAIRPATQAVEKGGRSIALSPKEFDLLLFLARHPRIVFTREQLLTNVWGYGFEGDDRTVDATVKRLRHKIADKDNTFIHTVWGTGYKFEVTAP, from the coding sequence ATGACCGTAAAAATACTCGTGGCCGACGACGAGGCCAGCATCCGCGAAGTCGTCCAGCTCTACCTCGAACGCGAAGGCTTCATCGTCCACACCGCCGCCGACGGCGACGCCGCCCTTGAGCTCGAAGCCGAAACCCGGCCCGACCTCCTGATCCTCGACATCATGCTGCCCGGCCGCACCGGCTGGGAGATATGCCGCGCCCTCACCCGCCGCGTCCCCGTCATCTTTCTCACCGCCAAAAGCACCGAAGCCGACAAAATCACCGGCTTCTCCCTCGGCGCCGACGACTATGTCACCAAACCCTTCAGCCCCCGCGAACTGGTGGCCAGAGTCAAGGCGGTGCTCAGGCGCAGCGGCCTCATCTTCGCCGACGGCGACGAACTTAGCTTCCCCGGCCTCGCCATCCGTCCCGCCACCCAGGCGGTCGAAAAAGGCGGCCGGTCGATCGCCCTGTCCCCCAAGGAATTCGACCTCCTCCTCTTCCTGGCGCGCCACCCCCGCATCGTCTTCACCCGCGAGCAGCTCCTCACCAACGTGTGGGGCTACGGCTTCGAAGGCGACGACCGCACCGTCGACGCCACCGTCAAAAGGCTGCGCCATAAAATCGCCGACAAAGACAACACCTTCATCCATACCGTGTGGGGCACCGGCTACAAATTCGAGGTGACCGCGCCATGA